A stretch of Desulfotalea psychrophila LSv54 DNA encodes these proteins:
- a CDS encoding phosphatase PAP2 family protein has protein sequence MKKALSNKSNFWTTFQLSTVWEGRSSLATKLLFTLRAHALFIALIICYTTAGFIVTWAYDKAQVMSISRLFNGRLGLLFGCFLTAFFCGHALYVMIFIRPEHLTRYILTDLRKNYLKAERILIALPILLFLPVFISVFSSFKAMIPVINPYSWDAVFRKWEAVLHGGVQPWQILQIFFGSPAATSTINFFYNLWFFVMYAVLLWQAFSLRDLRGRMQFFLTFIGCWSLLGNLVATFFSSVGPCYYGRVTKLIDPFQPLMCYLWTANDFYPIWSLNVQELLWKTFKDGGGGFGGGISAMPSMHVSMAFLFALLGWRTSRVLGIVFTLHLALILIGSVHLGWHYAIDGYTAIVGTWFIWQTVGWLLDRHGALLSLNSFDDSP, from the coding sequence ATGAAAAAGGCACTCTCAAATAAATCGAATTTTTGGACTACATTCCAGCTGAGCACCGTCTGGGAGGGTCGATCCAGTCTCGCTACTAAGCTTTTATTCACCCTGCGGGCACATGCCCTCTTCATTGCCCTGATCATCTGCTACACAACTGCCGGCTTCATCGTCACCTGGGCCTACGACAAGGCCCAAGTGATGTCTATATCAAGGCTATTCAACGGTCGCCTCGGCTTACTATTCGGATGTTTCCTCACGGCCTTCTTCTGTGGACATGCTCTCTATGTGATGATTTTTATTCGACCGGAACATTTAACCAGATATATCCTGACAGACCTGCGAAAGAATTACCTCAAGGCCGAGCGGATATTGATTGCCCTGCCGATCCTGCTCTTCCTGCCAGTTTTCATATCGGTTTTCTCTTCCTTCAAGGCAATGATCCCGGTCATAAACCCCTATTCATGGGATGCCGTGTTCCGCAAATGGGAGGCCGTGCTCCACGGTGGTGTTCAGCCCTGGCAGATCCTGCAAATTTTTTTCGGCAGTCCGGCCGCCACAAGCACGATCAATTTTTTCTATAATCTTTGGTTCTTCGTGATGTATGCGGTCTTGCTATGGCAGGCTTTCAGCCTGCGCGATCTCCGCGGCCGCATGCAGTTCTTCTTGACCTTTATCGGCTGCTGGTCACTGCTTGGCAACCTTGTTGCCACCTTCTTCTCTTCGGTCGGGCCCTGCTACTACGGCCGCGTAACTAAACTCATTGATCCATTCCAACCGCTTATGTGTTACCTCTGGACAGCGAACGATTTTTACCCTATCTGGTCACTCAATGTCCAAGAGCTGTTATGGAAAACGTTCAAAGATGGGGGAGGAGGTTTTGGCGGCGGTATCAGCGCGATGCCAAGCATGCACGTTTCCATGGCATTTCTTTTTGCTCTGCTCGGTTGGAGAACCAGCCGTGTACTGGGCATCGTCTTTACGCTCCACCTGGCACTGATTTTAATCGGTTCAGTACATCTGGGCTGGCACTATGCCATCGATGGTTATACCGCCATCGTTGGCACCTGGTTTATCTGGCAGACTGTTGGCTGGCTACTCGACCGGCATGGTGCCTTATTATCCCTGAACTCCTTTGATGATTCTCCTTGA
- a CDS encoding 5'-methylthioadenosine/S-adenosylhomocysteine nucleosidase family protein, whose protein sequence is MNIEKSHFRTIGVLSAMPAELEHLEANIIDKQEVAPGIAKGRIGSHTVYATLSGIGKVNAAATVQRLISEFKIDIIMFSGVAGAINPEYRVGDVVLLSRAFQHDFGHLGRAFKMHAVGVLPEIGIGSGEESPYLDLNLFWQEDVLVNLKKRSVEFSKSFSPVQVNGQDYLPALKIDGTVATGDQFIASDAKKKVLQSQGADIAEMEGAAVAQVAAQNKIPCMIFRSVSDTAGGEANLDFQNFFATVAKNNAELAAYLIGELP, encoded by the coding sequence ATGAACATAGAAAAATCACATTTCCGGACAATTGGTGTGCTCTCAGCTATGCCGGCAGAGCTTGAGCACTTAGAGGCTAATATTATAGATAAACAGGAGGTGGCTCCGGGCATCGCTAAAGGTCGTATCGGTTCTCATACCGTCTACGCTACTCTTTCCGGAATAGGGAAGGTCAACGCAGCCGCCACGGTTCAAAGGCTTATCTCTGAGTTTAAAATAGATATTATCATGTTTTCAGGTGTGGCTGGCGCAATAAATCCTGAGTACAGGGTGGGGGATGTCGTTTTACTATCCAGGGCCTTTCAGCATGACTTCGGTCATCTGGGCAGGGCATTCAAAATGCATGCAGTTGGTGTTCTTCCAGAAATAGGTATAGGAAGTGGAGAGGAGTCTCCCTATTTAGATCTCAATCTCTTTTGGCAAGAGGATGTTTTGGTCAATCTTAAGAAAAGATCAGTTGAATTCTCAAAGTCATTTAGCCCGGTTCAGGTGAATGGTCAGGACTATTTGCCTGCCCTTAAGATTGACGGAACTGTGGCCACCGGTGATCAGTTTATTGCCAGTGATGCCAAAAAGAAAGTCTTGCAAAGCCAGGGGGCGGATATTGCAGAGATGGAAGGTGCAGCTGTCGCTCAGGTAGCGGCCCAGAATAAAATTCCCTGCATGATCTTTCGTTCTGTCTCCGACACAGCAGGGGGGGAGGCCAACCTTGATTTTCAGAATTTTTTTGCCACTGTAGCTAAAAACAATGCTGAACTGGCCGCCTATCTCATAGGCGAACTTCCATAA